A DNA window from Bubalus bubalis isolate 160015118507 breed Murrah chromosome 20, NDDB_SH_1, whole genome shotgun sequence contains the following coding sequences:
- the LOC102407074 gene encoding myeloid-associated differentiation marker-like, whose product MGYFFRLLQLLSTCAALSLVASERAWRADVSNWSMFIWCFCFAVNHFIVLVEVCELQEQFSLSWDNFLITYTCFSALACLSASIMYPIIHLQLLSYGTQWNHAIAATAFSCIASVAYTMETVWTCVNTSESCSFIGLLKKLEIIVACCILAFISNTFLYMHQQALVWCVAVYSICFILGVISLLRHRCDCDESLPSSHFVFGQTVLAVLLYATAAVLWPLYQFNEQFGGNPQRSRDASCNAGYSLCIWDQQLVVATLTAINLLIYVVDLVISAFRI is encoded by the coding sequence ATGGGCTACTTCTTCCGCCTGCTGCAGCTGCTCTCCACTTGTGCGGCCTTATCCCTGGTGGCCAGTGAGAGAGCCTGGAGAGCGGATGTAAGCAACTGGTCCATGTTCATCTGGTGCTTTTGCTTCGCCGTGAACCACTTTATCGTCCTAGTTGAGGTATGTGAACTCCAGGAGCAATTTTCTTTGTCCTGGGACAACTTTCTCATCACCTACACCTGCTTCTCTGCCCTCGCCTGCCTCTCAGCCTCCATCATGTACCCCATCATCCATCTTCAGCTGTTGAGTTATGGCACCCAGTGGAACCATGCTATTGCCGCCACTGCATTCTCCTGTATTGCTTCAGTGGCTTACACCATGGAAACAGTCTGGACCTGTGTCAACACTAGTGAGTCCTGCTCCTTTATCGGCCTGCTCAAAAAGCTAGAGATCATTGTGGCCTGTTGCATCCTTGCCTTCATCAGCAACACCTTCCTGTACATGCACCAGCAGGCCCTGGTGTGGTGTGTGGCCGTGTACTCCATCTGCTTCATCCTGGGGGTCATATCCTTATTGCGGCATCGGTGTGACTGTGACGAGAGTCTGCCCTCCTCCCATTTTGTGTTTGGGCAGACCGTGCTCGCCGTCCTCCTCTATGCCACTGCTGCTGTCCTCTGGCCTCTCTATCAGTTCAACGAGCAGTTTGGCGGGAATCCCCAGAGGTCCAGAGATGCAAGCTGCAATGCTGGGTATAGCTTGTGCATCTGGGACCAACAACTGGTTGTGGCCACCCTGACAGCCATCAACCTGCTGATTTACGTGGTTGACCTGGTGATCTCGGCCTTCCGGATCTGA
- the LOC102403986 gene encoding myeloid-associated differentiation marker-like gives MSNSGTALYLADLDTTCRFLRLPQLFSICMSFSLVANMGIHRGYVGNWFMSIWCFCCAVTLIILTVELRRFPSEFPFFWYLSNTYACYAALLCLSASIIYSLTYVQFLPYGPYRDQAIAATVFSCIASVFYAMEVVKMWERCKIYKTSCYVLTVPGLLKVLETFMAGIIFAFISNTSLYLHQPALEWCVAVYSICFIPAALAILLNLGEWEYRLPGPFPLFQLVLSLLSVLLYISALVLWLLYQFNKEFGRHPQRSSDEDCRDELAYDMCAWDQCLAVAILTATNLLVYVTELGYWARQVSVETKALPRVS, from the coding sequence ATGTCCAACTCAGGAACAGCTCTATACCTGGCCGACTTGGACACCACGTGCCGGTTCCTCCGCCTGCCACAGCTTTTTTCCATCTGCATGTCCTTCTCTCTGGTGGCCAACATGGGCATTCACAGGGGATATGTAGGTAACTGGTTTATGTCCATCTGGTGCTTCTGTTGTGCCGTGACCCTCATTATCCTCACAGTTGAGTTACGTAGGTTCCCATCCGAGTTTCCTTTCTTCTGGTACTTATCTAACACCTACGCCTGCTACGCTGCCCTCCTCTGTCTCTCGGCCTCCATCATCTACTCCCTCACCTACGTCCAGTTCCTGCCTTATGGTCCTTACCGAGACCAGGCCATCGCTGCTACTGTGTTCTCCTGCATCGCGTCTGTGTTTTATGCCATGGAAGTAGTCAAAATGTGGGAGCGCTGCAAGATCTACAAGACCTCCTGCTATGTGCTCACCGTGCCAGGCCTGCTGAAGGTGCTGGAGACCTTCATGGCCGGCATCATCTTCGCCTTCATCAGCAACACCTCCCTGTACCTGCACCAGCCGGCCCTGGAGTGGTGTGTGGCCGTGTACTCCATCTGCTTCATCCCAGCAGCCCTGGCCATCCTGCTGAACCTGGGTGAATGGGAATACAGGCTGCCCGGGCCCTTCCCCctcttccagcttgtgctcagcCTGCTCTCCGTCCTCCTCTATATCAGTGCTCTGGTCCTCTGGCTGCTCTACCAGTTCAACAAGGAGTTTGGCAGGCATCCTCAGCGGTCTAGTGATGAGGACTGCAGGGATGAGCTTGCCTACGACATGTGCGCCTGGGACCAGTGCCTGGCTGTGGCCATCCTGACAGCCACCAACCTGCTGGTTTATGTGACTGAACTGGGGTACTGGGCCCGCCAGGTTTCTGTGGAGACTAAGGCTCTGCCCAGGGTCTCCTGA